aaaagcacatatcccttttgtaataagaaaaaaacaaagtcattttcattttgaaaaatatatatactctTTATTAAACCCTTTTACATCCAATGATCCAGGTTTTTACAACAAACCTAGGAAGCTGACAGGTCTGGAAGTACCAttaccatttcacagatgaaggcaCTGGGCCTCAGATACGTAACCCTGATCTGACTCTGGGTTGGTGTTCTCCCACCCAAGCAGTTACTCCAAGCTCAGAGGAATGCGGCAAGTCAGTTGTCAGCTTTGGGCAAAAAAATCTGTCAGTTTAGGAATCATTATTGTAGCTCAAAATCACAGGGTAAAAGaaaagccttccttctcagtaaTAAACCCCAGCACTCTCAGATGAGCAACAGCAAGAGGAGAACAAGCTTCAAAGGCAAAGCACTCAGAATAATTCATGCTACACCGCCTCCCCCTGGTGGTATGCTCTGGAATCTAAAATTGCCTGATGATAGATAAGTAGGGACTGCAACTggtccaaaacagattttttttaatgtttttttcaaCATTACCCTATTTCTTTAAATCATCGAAGCTACTCTGTCTTTCTTCAAGGAGTCAAGTATTGACACAAACACATGGAACCAGGACCTGGTGCCAACTAGGCTCAGTGCTGCGGATCACGCCAAGGGTGACAGCAATTTCACAGTGCTGCTCTTTACCTCCTGTCCTTTCCTTCCCCACCACTTCTACTGCTGTTCCTTCTGCACCCAGCGTTCTTCAGCACTGCCTTTCCtgctttctctctgcctctctccacttccctgagcctcaggaAAGGGCAAGCAGTGGCCCACATATGTCCAGCCACAACCTGGGATGGAGAAGCCCCAACGTCAGAAACACCTAGCACCAACCCTCCCAAGGGCCAGTCCCTAGGTTCTGGGAACtgataattcaagggcatcacaGTGCAATACTGACATTCCTTTAGAAATATGAGAATGCAGCAAGGTCAGTCTTCAACTGTGCTCCCCCCGGTCTCAGATAAACACACAGCTTCCTTACTCTTCCAGGAAGAAGGAAACATTCAATAGGATATCTGGaataggaagagagaaaaattctGGCTGTAGCATATCACCTGTCTAGAGGACACAGAATGTTGGATTTATAAAAGATACAGAGGCTGCGAGAGCCTCTCTATAATACTTCCAGAGATGTGGGATGCAGAGAAGGAGATCACAGGATAAACAAAAGCCAGTACCTTGCACAAGGTCTTGGTGTTCATCTTCTGAAATTTGGTCCCAAGCCTTGGGCAAAGCTTGGATGTTTGCCAAGTCTCCCCAGTGGATTGAGGAGAGGAGGTACTTTCTCTTCATGTACCTACCTGGAAGTTAAGGACcggtcaaaaagaaaattaaatacgtCAAAGTAAAAAATACTCTAATGAGAGtctaacccattgcccttgagttgattccaactcataacaaccctataggccagagcagaactgccccaaagggtttcttaggctgtcaaCCTTTAcaaaggcagactgccacatctttctctcgtggagcagctggtgatttagaaccaccgacctttgggttaccagctgagcatttaaccactgtgccaccagggctccctagttaGAGTCTAGTGAGCTATTAAAATGAAAGTGCAGCTATCACTATGTTTTAGCAGGTGGGCAGGATTTACCTGGTGAATAATCACACATATTTACTAGCACCTCTTTATTCAGATGGTTCTGTGCTACAGGCAGAGGAATTAAACACTGTCCTTGCAATCTAGGAGCCCCCAGGGTGAGGAAGAAAACCagaaactaaaaagaaagaaTCTAAGTGACATGACAGATAAAGCTGAGCAGATGTTCCAGGATAAATACATGGTTTAGGGAGTAGCAAGCAGGGGGATCCCAGCTGAAAGGAAAAGCATAAGCAAAGGCACAGAAGTAGGGAAGCATGGGATGAATCTAGAGAAAAGTGAATCTGGTTTTGCTGGCAAGGAGGCAGTGTGTAGAGAGCAACAGGAAAAGAGGCTGAAAGGGAAGGTTGAGCCACAAAGAGCAACAAGCTAGGGATTCTAAACTTTATCCTACTAGCAACAAAAGCTACGGAGAATTTCTATGTATGTAACATGATTAGAACTAGATCTCCAGAAGACATGTGGATTGAGACCATTAATGGGGGATAGGAAGAAGATGGCTTGGAGGGAAAGAAGTTGGAGACAAGAAAACCTGTTAGGAGGTTACACGTGATTAAGAGCCCAAGTGAGAGGTAAGAAACTGTGGAAGTGGCACTGGGGatagagaggaaggaaaagacaAGAAGCACCAGGGAAATGCAACTAAAGGGCTTGACAAGTGACTGTAAACATTCTTAGAACACTAcccagcacatagtaagtactcagaaAAGTTAGCTGCAGCTACTGTTCCTTCTGCTCATGTTGCCGCTGCTGCTACTTCTACCACCGCTACTActgcaatgaaaaaagaaagcaaaggggGTAAAGGGAAAGATGGTCTTTGTTTCCAGAGTGGGTGATTAGACAGGGCTGATTCCACACTAAAGGAAAAGGGGGCTGAATTTGAGGGCTAGATCGAGTAGCTCAACTTTAAACTTGAGTTTGCAGTTCCAGTGAGAGATCCAGCTGGAGGTAGCTATAGGAAGTGGGAAACCAAGACTAGAGGCAAGAAGAAAGTTGGGGTTTGGGACTCACTTACATAAAGATAGAAACTAAAGCCAGAGGGTAGATGAAGGCATCAGAGAAGAATTGAGAGAATAAAGCTAGAACTCCAAGTGGTTCTTTGATAAAATCCTCCTCCCTGAGGAAAAGTATACTCACCATTCAGACCACAATACCCTCCTAACTGGTCTTTCTGCTTCCACGTTTGCCCCCCACCCCAAGTCTTTCCTCAAAGCACAGCCAGGGTGATACTATTAAAAACATCGGTCTGATTATGTCACTCTTCTACTCAAAACCTTGTAATGGCTTTCCATCTCTCTcagagaaaaagccaaaatctttTCAATGCCTTTGGAGCCCCTACACAGTCTAGCCCCATTTCTGACTTCCATCTCCTATTAGGGTACCCTTCATCACTCTGATCTGGCCACACTGGCCTCTTTGCTATTTCCTGAATGTAACAGGCATGTTCTCATCTCAGGGCCTTTACACTTGATGTTCTCTTCCCCCACATATCTACATGGTTTCCTCCCTAactttcttcaggtctttgctcatatgtcaccttctcagtgaagCCTGCCCTGAAGACCCTATCTAAAATTACAAGCCCACCCTCACCCCTCAATTTcctctttccctgctttttcacCATAGCATTTATCATCATCTGACATactatacatttttcttttttgtttaatgttcctggcacctagaacagtgcctggcaggtaCTAGGTACTTAATTATTTGAGGGATGACTGTACTAAGGAATGCAGGGGGAATCCAAGTTCAGGAACGAAAGAGAACTGAACCAAACTATTCAGTTTTCTAATCTTgtgaaaactgaaattaaaaggacttCTTAGAACAGCTCTGGACACTATCTAAAATGTATGTGAAGGATACGAATTTCGATAATGTCTCTCAATATCTTGCAACCATTCCAACATGTCAGCCAGAGAGGGGCTCACAGCTGAAGGCTGCAGGACAGCATCAATGCCAACTGCGTCTGCATGCTGCTCATAGACCTGAAACACTTGCTCCACGTAGCTGCTGACCGTGTCACGCACCTTGAGGAGGGTGGCTCTGTGGGGAAAGAGTAATATCATGAGAAAGGTCTAAGGCAAGGTTTCTCAATCTCTGCACTATTGACTTGGCAAATATTCACACATATTTACTAGTACCTCTTTACAGGTGGCTCTGTGCTGTAGGCAGAGGAATGAAACAAAGAAatggactggataattctttgtcgtatggggctgtcctgtgcattgtaggacacTTAACAGCACCCCTGGCCTCTGCCTACTAGGTACCAGGAGCAAAACACCACCACTcaagttgtgacaatcaaaaatgtctccagacgttGCCAAATGTCCCCCGGAGGGAAAAATCGCCCCCAAATGAGACCCACTGGTTTAAAGAGAGTAGTGACAGTGCCCTGGAGTAAGGATGACTCAAAAATCAAGAAGTGACTTAGAGATAGAGAGGCTGAAGAAGTAATATGGCTCTCACAGCTGTGTGATAAGCCCAGTTGCcaaagaaagtaaagaccaagGGGCCTATCTGGGGCTGCAATAAAACTGCATAACGAGAGCCAATACTCACAGTCCCACACCATGGACATGAAAAGGGAACAAGCAAGAGGAAACTGAAACAACAAACCAGTAGTATCCACATGCTACCTAGCCCTAGCTAGGAAATTCTTGAATGGCAGAGTCTGAGCTCTGGATGCACACACACTCCCGTGGACCTTGGGAAATTTACTCATCCTTCCTCATGTATAAAAATATTCTGTTTTGCTCACTACGTAGCCTAAGTACTCAGAACAGTACCTAGGTACGTAGTTCTAAGCACATAGAACAGTAAAGACTTAACAAATGAATAAGCAAAAAGGatcattgtgaaaattaaatgcatTTAAAATACTTAGAGCCATACctaaggagtccccgggtggtacaaaaggttaagtgctcaactgctagctgaaaggttggcggtttgagcccactggaaggcatcttggaagacagcctggtgatctgtttccaataggtcacagccttgaaaactctacagagcagttctactctgcacgcatgggacTGCCACGAGTctaaactgacttgacagcaactaacaacagagcaGTGCCTAGCTTATGGTAAATATTGTTATTATTCCATTGGTGATTTCGAGGGGCCTAGCCACCAAGACAAAGGCTACAACTTCCCAAAAAACACAGTATTCCCCAGCCCAGAACTGTGGCTTTCAAAAATGTTTGACCATGACTTATAattaaaaaacacatttaaaataacTACCCAGTACCTTCACGCAAATGTGtaatcaactgaaataaaagtttATAAAACTTGACCCTCTGAAACACCGATTTTCATACTGTGGGTCCTTCTCATTTGTGGGTTGTGACCAGCATTTCAAAAAACTAAAGTAGAAGACAAAACATCACAGTGCATCCTGCACAGTATTGTTTTGTGAAACGCTTATTCCagctatgtgtgtatgtatgtgtatacagacCATGATACAACATGTTATTTCTTCCTGAGGTCAAGGTCAAGTTTCAAAGTAACTGGACTGGAGGAAACCTGGTGCCTCCTGGGAGGCAGGCTTTCACagggagttctttttttttttttttaacttttattgagcttcaagtgaacgtttacaagtcaagtcagtctgacaccttactccttactgccacttgctctccccctaatgagtcagcccttccagtctctcctttcgtgaaaactttggcagcctccaactctctctatcctcccatcccccctccagacaggagatgccaacacagtctcaagtgtccacctgatataattagctcgctcttcatcagcatctctctcccacccactgtccagtccctttcatgtctgatgaattttcttcggggatggttcctgtcctgtgccaacagaaggtttggggaccctgaccgccgggattcctctagtcacatccagaccattaagtatggtctttttatgagaatttggggtctgcatcccactatctcctgctccctcaggggttctccgctgtgctccctgtcagggcagtcatcgattgtggccgggcaccaactagttcttctggtctcaggatgatgtaggtctctgtttcatgtggccctctctatctcttgggctcctagttgtcgtgtgaccttggtgttcttcattctcctttgatccaggtgggttgagaccaattgatgcatcttagatggccgcttgttagcttttaagaccccagatgccacatttcaaagtgggatgcagaatgttttcataatagaattattttgccaattgacttagaagtccccttaaaccatggttcccaaacccccgcccttgctccgctgacctttgaagtattcagtttatcccggaagcttctttacttttggtccagtccagtccagttgagctgaccttccatgtattgagtgttgtccttcccgggagttcttttttttatattgagatataattccccGAAACcttcttcaaaccaaacaatagtttagcttaactagtaaaaaaaaaaaaaacagtctgccttgagcattttgctcttttaagaactatttatatggaatCAGAGTGACAGCTCAAAAagttagatagaaaccttaagaggcagtgagtttatgttaataatggggaggaataactcagaaaaggagggtgaggatggttgtacaattcaaagaatgtaattaatgtcactgaattgtacatgtagaaatggtttaagtggtatatgttttactgtgtatattctcaacaacaaaataaaaagaattgaaataaaattcacataccataagatttacccttttaaaatgtaaatttctatggtttttagtatattcagagttgtgcacACATCGCCTCTatcttagaacattttcatcaccccaaaaagaaaccccatacccattagaaGTCACTCTCCACTACTCCTTCGTCCAACCCTTAGCAATCACTGATCTACTGTCTGTCtcaatggatttgcctattccgaACATTTcacaaaaatggaatcatacaataatgtggccttttgtgtctggcttcgtTCCCTTAGCATATCGTTTTAAAGGTTCATACGTATCGTAGCAAGTATcagcattttgtttctttttatttgctgaataatattccattatatgggtatatcacattttgtttatccatttatcagctgATGAACATTTTGGgggttgtttttactttttggctattacgaataattCTGATTCCCAGGGAGCTCTTTAACAGCTACTACTGATTAAGGAGCTGACCCATATAGAGATGTGTCTATGACCAAGCAAGAGGTTCCTGGGGATTTCTGCCCTTACCCCTCATCAAAGTACCCTCAATCCAGAAGCAAAAGAAATATCTAGAACCATATGGTCCTCGACAGCTTACACATACCTTCATGAGCTGGTTTACCTCTCATCTCTTACCGCCCCTTCTATGCCAGCCATTGTCTTTGCAACAATACCCATATCCACGTCCTGATCCATTAACACCcactcatccttcaggtctcgGGCATCACTTCCTCCCAGAAGCTCCTCCTCTCCTCACAGTTTGGGTTAAACATGTACCTCTATGCTTCTGTAACTCCCAGTACTTACCACTATCttaaacccaaacaaaacccagtgccatcgagttgatactgactcatagcgaccctgcagaactgccccatagagtttccaaggagctcctggtggatttgaaccgccaaccctttggttagcagccgtagtacttaaccactacaccaccagggtttccccactatCTTAGGACATACCATAATTTAATCGACTGATTGTCTATCTGTTCTACTGGGCTGAGAACTCCTAGAAACTAGAATTGAGTCTGGTTCATTGATATGTTCCCAGCACCTTATGCCTGGCATCCCATAGGTGCTCGATATGTGTACTTTGAACAAATGATGGTCCCCAATTTGATGGTTTCCTATTAGTCCACGGCATAAACTCTGTACACTGGAACCTTCAAGGAATGGCCACATGTGCCTTGTTTCTCCTGTCCTCAACAGTCTGTAACTCTGAGACAGAAGGTCTAACAATTAGCATAGATCAGAACTTGGAGACATGCTACTCCTGGGCACAGAGAGACCAGTGCATAGCAGAACAAAGTGGTGGCTGAAGGCTCTGGCCTTGGGGTCAGGCAGACTGGGATTAGAATCCCAGCTTTTCCGTTTACTAGTTGTGACTATGGGCAATTtgcttgagcctcagtttctgcacTTACCAAATGGGATTGACTGAGGTTAAGCCACAGAGGTGTTAAAAAGGTTTTATGAGGTAATGTATGTAAAACCCTTAGCTCTGACACCTACTAAGTTTAGAATACAGCTCTTTGTAGCTTTTTcccataagaagccctggtggtgcaacaggtaTCGCTCATTTGCTAATcgaaagctggcagttcaaatccacccagcagctctacaggagaaagacctggtgataagacctggtgatctgcttctggtgatctgctcc
This DNA window, taken from Elephas maximus indicus isolate mEleMax1 chromosome 3, mEleMax1 primary haplotype, whole genome shotgun sequence, encodes the following:
- the C3H1orf109 gene encoding ribosome biogenesis protein C1orf109 homolog isoform X2; this translates as MTQDRPLLAVREALRQCFPAVEEQQGLWRSTLSDCQPLVASLSNLAEQLQAARNVRFDDVPPLRAFPDLEEQLRRKQLAAGDTVLDKLGERLATLLKVRDTVSSYVEQVFQVYEQHADAVGIDAVLQPSAVSPSLADMLEWLQDIERHYRNSYMKRKYLLSSIHWGDLANIQALPKAWDQISEDEHQDLVQDILLNVSFFLEE